Proteins encoded in a region of the Phacochoerus africanus isolate WHEZ1 chromosome 8, ROS_Pafr_v1, whole genome shotgun sequence genome:
- the BCL3 gene encoding B-cell lymphoma 3 protein, producing the protein MPRCPAGTMDEGPVDLRTRPKAGGPPGAALPLRKRPLRPPSPEPAAPRGAAGPAVPSDPLRGGSDAPAVPAPPHGLARPEAVYYPGPLLPLYPTPTMGSPFPLLNLPTPLYPVVCSMEHPLSADIAVATRADEDGDTPLHIAVVQGNLPAVHRLVSLFHHGGRELDIYNNLRQTPLHLAVITTLPSVVRLLVMAGASPMALDRHGQTAAHLACEHRSPACLRALLDSAAGGTMDLEARNYDGLTALHVAVNTECHEAVLLLLEHGADIDAVDIKSGRSPLIHAVENNSLSMVQLLLQHGANVNAQMYSGSSALHSASGRGLLPLVRTLVRSGADSGLKNCHNDTPLMVARSRRVIDILRGKATRPSPASQPEPSPDRSATTSPESGSRLSSNGLLSASPPSSPSQSPPKDTPGFSMAPPSFFLPPSSPPTFLPFARVLRAPGRPVPPSPAPGGS; encoded by the exons ATGCCCCGATGCCCCGCGGGGACCATGGACGAGGGGCCCGTGGACCTGCGCACCCGGCCCAAGGCCGGCGGACCCCCCGGCGCCGCGCTGCCGCTCCGCAAGCGCCCTCTGCGCCCGCCCTCCCCGGAGCCGGCCGCCCCCCGCGGGGCTGCGGGCCCCGCGGTCCCCTCGGATCCCCTCCGCGGTGGCTCCGACGCGCCGGCTGTGCCCGCGCCCCCCCACGGCCTGGCCCGGCCAGAGGCAGTTTACTACCCGG GACCTTTGCTGCCCCTGTACCCCACCCCAACCATGGgctctccctttcctctgctgAACCTGCCTACACCCCTGTACCCCGTGGTGTGCTCCATGGAACACCCCCTGTCGGCTGACATCGCCGTGGCCACTCGCGCGGATGAGGATGGAGACAC GCCACTCCACATTGCAGTAGTGCAGGGCAATCTGCCAGCGGTACATCGGCTAGTCAGCCTCTTCCACCACGGCGGCCGCGAGCTGGATATCTACAACAACCTCCGGCAG ACACCGCTACACCTGGCTGTGATAACCACTTTGCCCTCTGTTGTCCGGCTCCTGGTGATGGCTGGGGCCAGCCCCATGGCACTGGACCGCCACGGCCAGACGGCAGCCCACCTGGCGTGCGAGCACCGCAGCCCGGCCTGCCTGCGGGCGCTGCTGGACAGCGCGGCCGGGGGCACCATGGACCTGGAGGCCCGCAACTACGACG GGCTCACTGCCCTGCACGTGGCAGTGAACACCGAGTGCCACGAAGCCGTGCTGCTCTTGCTTGAGCACGGCGCAGACATCGACGCGGTG GACATTAAGAGCGGCCGCTCCCCACTCATCCACGCCGTGGAAAACAACAGCCTTAGCatggtgcagctgctgctgcag CACGGCGCCAACGTGAACGCGCAGATGTACTCCGGCAGCTCCGCTCTGCACTCGGCGTCGGGCCGCGGGCTCCTCCCGCTCGTGCGCACGCTGGTCCGCAGCGGCGCGGACAGCGGCCTCAAGAACTGCCACAACGACACGCCACTCATGGTGGCGCGCAGCCGGCGG GTCATCGACATCCTGAGGGGGAAGGCCACACGGCCTTCTCCTGCATCCCAGCCGGAGCCCTCCCCCGACCGGAGCGCCACCACCTCCCCTGAGAGCGGCAGCCGCCTGAGCTCCAACG GTCTTCTGTCGGCATCACCACCCTCCTCACCCTCCCAGTCTCCCCCCAAGGACACCCCTGGATTCTCCATGGCTCCCCccagtttcttccttcctccctcatctcCACCTACCTTCCTGCCCTTTGCCAGGGTCCTGCGGGCCCCTGGCCGGCcggtgcccccctccccagctccaggaGGCAGCTGA